The genomic segment GTGGCGACTCCCCAAAGAAAGTTTGGTGGAAATGTATATGTCATGTTTCTCCTTACACGTGTGTGCGGTATGCGGCAGACGAAGATGCTGGTCGTCATCCGTCACAGACGATTACATAATGTGTGAGCTCTTAACCTCACGTACGGTTCTTGCCGCTCCCAGTAGCACAACAGCAAGTTCACAGTATTACTGCGCTGTTGTACGCCAATCTCTAACCCTTGACAGCTCCCGCCATAATCCCAGATACCAATTGCTTGCCAGCAATGAAGAACAAGATAATCAGAGGGAAAGTAGTGAGAATCACGCCTGACATCACAATCGTATAGTCCGTGAAATGAGCACCCTTCAGCGTTGCAGCCGCAACGGTGAGCATGCTGTTTTTATTGGAACCAAGGATGAGCATAGGCCAGAAATAGTTAGTCCATTGCCCAATGAAAGTGAAGAGGAAGAGCATAGCCGCAGCAGGTCGTGCCGCCGGCATCGCAACTGACCAGAATGTGCGAATCATCGATGCACCGTCCACTCTTGCAGCTTCAATCAGCTCATATGGCAAGGCGTCACGCAAGTACTGCGTCATCCAAAACACTCCAAATGAAGTCACCAAGCCTGGAATGATAACAGCCCACAGTGAGCCGAATAGTCCCGCCTTATTCGCAAGAATATATAGAGGTACAACGCTCAGCTGCTGCGGGATAGTCATAGTTCCCACCACGAAAGTCAGCAATACTCCACTGCCACGGAAACGCAATTTCGCGAATGAATACCCTGCCAAGGTGCTGAACAGGACGGTAGAAACCGACACCACTGTCGCTACCATCAATGTCCCTCCCAGAGCTTGCCAGAATTTGATTTCACCAAAAGCTCGAGCGAGATTCCTAAACAGCGCTCCGCCCATCACCAACGCACGTACTCCATATTGATTTGCCGGAGTGTCTTGTGAAGCGATAGAGACTGCATAATACAGAGGGAAGAGGAACAGCAGCATAAAGCACGTCAGCACTGCATAACTCACCCATCCTGGTTTTCTTCCCTCAGAAGTAATGCCAAGACGCGCATTACGTCTGCGAGCAGCCGCTGCTACACGTCGACCATAAACTTGTTCCAAAGCCGGTGAAGCAATCGGCTCTTTCTTTGACCATCTATCGAAATCAGTCATCATGCCACCTCGCTTGGCTGTGTTGCTGATGCCGCCTGAGCGGCGATCCTGGCATTAGCGCCCGAACGCTGTGCTTTAAGCAATTCAGCTTCCTGACGTTGCTTGAGATGCTTCATGGCTGTTTTGTCTCGTTTCACATGCGAGCCTGAAGACATGCGTCTAGTAAGCCAGAAATTCAATATCGTCACCAATACGATGATGATGAACAGGAACCATGCCACTGCGGCCGCACGGCCTAGATTTGGTTGGCCAACTGTTACATTTACGAATCCTAATTTGTATAGGTACAGAGACACCGTCAAATACTGATTATTGACACCTCCACCAGCACTTGCAGCATTGTGGAAGAGCTGAGGCTCATCAAAGATTTGCAATCCGCCGATTGTGGATGTGATAATCACGAAGATCAATGTTGGCCGGAGCATCGGTAAGGTGACCGAACGGAATGTTCTCCATTTACCAGCTCCATCAACCACGGCAGCTTCAATAACGTCACGAGGAATCGCTTGCATTGCGGCAAGAAAAATTAGAGCGTTATATCCAGTCCAGCGGAAGTTCACAATCATAGCGATTGCTATATGCGACCAAAAAGCACTCCCATGCCACATGATTGGCTGCATGCCGATAGCTTGTAGCAAAGCATTGACCGCACCCATTCTGTCCGAAAAAATTTGAGAAAAGATAATACCTGCTGCTGAAGGTGCCACTACATATGGCAACAGCACGCCCATGCGCCAAAAAGTTTTAGCTTTCAAGTTGGCGTCAAGAATCCATGCAATCAACAGCGCACATATCACCTGTGGAACCGAGCTGAGCAGAAAGATTGATACGGAGTTCCTCAGTGCAACCCAAAATGCCTCCTGATGCAGAACCCATTGGAAGTTGCCAAGCCACGAAGCCTGTGTATCAGCGCAAGTTGCCCCACAAACCGCCCAACCAGCATCTCCGGTGAGCGTGTTGTACTGACGCATTGCCACATAGACCGTATAAATCAGTGGGAACAAACCTACAACAGCAAAAAGTAAGAAGAATGGCGCTATATATAGGTAAGGCGAAGCTTTCCACTCAACAATGCCCATCCTACTTCGCCAGGAGTTTGGTGATGTCTTTCTCTGCGTGACATCTTGCGATTCTGACATAATCTCTCCTTTGAGAAACGCCATATCGGATAGTTCAGGTTAAACCTGCGCCACTTCGTCGTCTATATCGTGCCCGCATATAGCCCGCCAATATATCGTGTGAAGGGACGCAGATTTATAGCCTGTGTTGTCGGAATATTATGAGAGAGCTTTCACATCACTCACGAATTGTTGCCACGACTGTGCAGCTGTTTGCTCCTTAGTGACATCCACACGTCCAAGAGCATCTCCCAACTTGGAATCGATGTCATAATATTGGCTGCCGGTGTATGGAATCACCTTGACGGCATCCGCACGATTGGCATAAATCTTGCCGGTTGGAGCGTTATTGAGGAAGCTATCAACCTTGTCGGTAACCTCGGAATTCTTCAAAGCAGTCGGTGAGCTTGGGAACTGAGCGGCTGCTTTGAAGGTGGCAACCTGCTGTTCTGGAGCTGTTAGCCACGCCACCAGCTTTGCTGCCTCGGTCTTCACCTGAGAAGTTTCGGGAACTACCAACCATGAACCGCCTTGGTTGCTACCTCCGCCAGGCGTAACATCCGCTACATCCCAGCCCTTGAAATCTTCTCCCGAGTTGCCTTTGATATTGTTCACCAGCCAAGCAGGGCACATAATTGTGGCGAATCCGGAATCTGATTTGAAATTAGCATTCCAATCATCCGACCACTGAGTCAGATGTGCAGACATATCTGTCGTTGCAGTGAGCTGATTATAAAGATTCTTCACAGTGCTGTCTGTAGCGACGACTGTGCCGTCCTTCTTCACGTACGCTTCCTTGATTTGCGTCTTCATGGTGCCCCAGATGCCACCCATGGCGTCGTACCAAGGTAGACCAGTCTTCTTCGTATACTCCTCACCGGCCTTGAAGTAGCTATCCCAGGTAGCGTTATCGCCACCAAGCATCTTTGCTACTTCGTCGCGGTCAGTTGGAAGACCTGCTTTGGCAAATAGATCGGAACGATAGCACAATGCAGTCGGACCAATGTCATTACCGGCACCAATCAGTTTCCCGCTATCTGTTGTGCCACCCTCAGTCTTCCAATCAAGCCAGTCGTTCCCTTTGACATAACTAGACAAATCTAAGAATTTATCTGGCATGGCCAATATGGAGGGCATCCATGCAATATCGGCAGCATACACGTCATAGGCATCCGAGCCGGAGGAAATAGCTGTATTGAATGCAGAACGAGCATCATCTGATCCTGATGCCACGGTTTCCTCGATTTTCACATTAGGATGTTCCTTCTCATAAGCCGCCCACAAATCTGCACCTGGTCGTTCCGCGGTGCTCTTGCCGTAGCCGAAGTTATTGAAGGTTTGTACTTTGATTACTACTTTTCCGTCACTATTAGTGCTGCTTGCAGTATCGCCAGATCCCCCACAGCCCGCGAAACTGACAACCGCAGCCCCCGCAGCTAAGGAAGCCAATACTTTCTTAGAAACACTCATCTTTTCCCCTTCCTGATATCGCACAACGATGTGCGACATGTGCTGTTCAAGCCCTCTTTGCCTTGAACAATTCACAATGGAACCGTTTCCAATACGGTCTTATAAGATTATCGCTAGATGCATTGTTTGTAAAGTTTGCTTACCGCAAACTATGCGTCTGCCACGAATTCTCTGAGTAATTTCACCTGGCACAACCCGTGGCGACGCAACAGAACTTCACGCGGTGTCACGCGGTTTCAATTGGACGTCAAAAATCTTGCTGCGATCACGGCACACACCGTCTTTCAGACAGTCCTGCAGCATCTGAGCTGCACCATTAGCCATATCGTCAAGCGGCTGCGCAATTGAAGTTAACTTCGGAGAGAGAGCCTTCGCGAGCCGAAAATCATCAAAGCCAATGATTGCCAAATCTTGTGGAATCCGAATGTGTCTGCTGCACATTGCAATGGCTTGCATAGCACCTGCTGCAATCTCGTCAGATTCAGCAAAAACTGCATCGACGTCAGGAAAATCTTCGAGAATACGATGCATAGCTGCATATCCGGAATCCGTTGAAAATGGCCCTTGTAACACCACCACAGGGCTCAATCCAGCTTCTTGCAACGCTTGGGTAATACCCTCAGTTCTGTCACTTGGTGCGGTCATATCTTCAGGTCCGGCAATCACAGCAATGCGACTCCTACCAATCTCAATCAATCGCTGTCCCGCTAGGTACCCTCCGGCTCGATTATTGACATCAACGTATGGCACTGAACTTCCGTGTGGGGGCCGCCCAATGAATACCTGAGGCTTGCGATAATGGTGAATCACCTCGGCCACTCGATTGCTCTGATGATAGCTGAGCACTACTAAACCATCCGCTCCGACTCTGTCCAACAGACTCTTAAAACCTTCTGCATCATCAGGATTCGTCAAAGCCAAAAAAGGCAACAGTCCACGCTGCGCAAAAGCCAGAGAAAGGCGACTAATCATCCCTGATATAAACGGATCGCCAAAAATGAAAGGGGCGGGCTCGGGAACAGCAAGTGCAACAACACCACTGCGCCCCGATGAAAGCCGTCTGGCGGCAGAATTCGGCGAAAAGTGGAGCTCCTCAGCAGCTTGACGAACTCGCTGTCTAGTGGCTGCAGAGGCAGATCCATTGCCCAAAGCACGCGAGGCTGTAGAAACCGCAACGCCAGCGCGATTAGCCACATCACGTATTGTCACCACTTTATCTGCGTTCATAAGAACTAATGATTACACACCATCAATCACCTTTTCCCATGTTGCGAGAGGACCTGAGACAACTCTAAACATTGGATGGGCTTCAGGCGTCATATGCAGCATGCGAGTATAGGCATTTGGATCGCGCTGTTTCAATTTTGTGAGCAGCAAACGCCACTCATATGCAAGCTGTTCATTCCCAACGTCAAGACGAAGCTTCTTGTCGGGTTTTCTCAAAATCTTGGATCGATCAAAATGGTATCCCCTGCGGTCCGCCTCATCTACCAAAGGCGCCAAATATCCCGCTATCGCCAGCAGAGGATCTTCGCATTCACGGAAACGATTGAGCTGCGGATGATGTGTATATCCTTTGGTGTTACCAGCTAAAACCGCCTGTGCCAATAATGATTCGCGCCAGCAAGCTACGATGCCTTTAACGTCGAGTACCGATGGGGTAAGACTCCACATTCTCATTGTTTCGTCCTTTTCATAGCTCAAGACTTGCCAAGGTCAACAGAATACAACAAGCAGAAGGGTTGACTGCCTTCGATCCATGAATACGCAGATATTCAGTCACCCTGTCACCCTGTCACCCTGTCACCCTGTCACCCTGTCACCCTGTCACCCTGTCACCCAGGATTATGCCCAAAGGTCTTGGTTGAACGCAACTGAGAATCGTACAAATACGCGAATACTCACCGCTCGAAATGTATAAGTTTAAGACTTATAACACTTCAAAAAGTAAGTGTGACTTAATTCACCCTTCTGAGTATTCGCTATTTTTCTGCGTTGGAGAGATTATAGTGGTGTTCACTGTTCCTACTACCGAAGGGGGTTCGTTATGGGATTATTTGACGATGCAAAGAAGGCAGCGAAGGATGCTGGCGACAAGGTTGCCGAGGCAGCATCTGATGTAAAGGATGCAGTTTCTGAGAAATTCTCCGAAGCAACCGACAAGGCGTCAGATAAAGCTTCTGACAAGTTGGACGAAGCCAAGGCAAGCGGCAAGGTTGCGGGTGCCGAAGCAGAAAAGGCAGCCACCGAAGCCAAGAACGCAGCCAAAGATAAACTTCGCTGATTTCGTTACCGCATTTAAGATAATTCAGCGAAATTGTTGTGTGGTGATTAATCGTTGTTTTATCTGATGCTTATATGCATCTACAAGTGGGTGACCCTACGGGGTCACCCACTTGTCTTATTAACAAACAATTGAGTTCCGAATTGCCATTATGACAATGCCGTGCTGCGCTTTCATTATCGCAGAATCAACGCAGATACCCCCTCGAAACCACAACCGTCCACTCGCACGCTCTTGGTCAAAACTCTCGTTTGTAACATTCCCGCTGACATTTGTGTATAGGTTTTCATTTGCAATATGTGTTGGATATGCTGAGTTCTGGTTTGGTGTTTCATTGCGAGAAAGGGGTACGGCGTGCTTGGTTCAGTCTGCGGCGTACCAGAGTGCCAAAACCATGCTTCTCATGAGTGGGATACTGTGCGCGGGTGCCCTGCTGACTCGCACACATTCGTTCCCATCCCCGTATGCGATTTCCACTATTGGGTTCTCGACAACGGCGGGAAACTTACGTTAAAGTTCCGCGGCTAAAGATACTAGGTGTATGTGTGAGGATGCTTTCACCGTCGGTTCAACGACGGTGCATCTGCTGTTTCCGCGACTCTACGAAAGCCTCAAGAGCGCGAGCATCTATGCCCGCGTAGCTATCGATAGTGGCATATTGATGCTGATCACTAACGTCAGTTCTGGTGAATCCAGTAACAGCCACCGTGGTCGCTCCTGCAGCAATAGCTGATTGAAGTCCCGATGGTGAGTCTTCAAGAGCCACACACTCCGCAATATGTTGCGGATCAATGTGTATCGTCTTAGCAGCATAAATATATGGAGCTGGATCCGGCTTGGATGCTAAACCGTCATCCCCACAAACGAAAGCTGTGAAAGCATTATTCGGCGCTTGCTGAATAACTACCTCCGCCAATGTTCTTGGGGAGGATGTTACAAGAACAGAAGGAATTCCTGCCTTTGCCAGTGAACGCAACACATCTAGGGCTCCTGGAGTCCAAGGCATGGTTTCACGTTCACGCTCAGCAACATATTGGACCATCAAATCAGCAATTTGCGATTCAGGGAGATCCGTTCCCATTTCGCGCATTTTGCGTGCGCAAAGTATTAAGGCAGTGCCAGACATCTGCCAACCTAAATCTTCATTCCAGGTGCCACCATAACGTCTGGCAATTGCGAGTTCACTTTCGTGCCAGTAAGGCTCTGAATCAATCAGAGTACCGTCCATATCCCAAAATACGGCTCGCAATGTCATATGACCTCCCTGTCAACCTCAACATTATCGCTCTGTGAAAGGCTATCATGCCTCTCATAGAGCGATAGGGAGATTAAGCTGGCTCAGCGGCCGGAATTGCGGAATGGAGCTTTGCCACCACTACGCTTATGCGAATGTCGGAAAGAATGATTCGTCTCAGATGAACTTGCGCTCGTCTGCTTGTTATTGCGTCGTCTGGAATCAGCTGACTTAG from the Bifidobacterium sp. genome contains:
- a CDS encoding carbohydrate ABC transporter permease, translated to MTDFDRWSKKEPIASPALEQVYGRRVAAAARRRNARLGITSEGRKPGWVSYAVLTCFMLLFLFPLYYAVSIASQDTPANQYGVRALVMGGALFRNLARAFGEIKFWQALGGTLMVATVVSVSTVLFSTLAGYSFAKLRFRGSGVLLTFVVGTMTIPQQLSVVPLYILANKAGLFGSLWAVIIPGLVTSFGVFWMTQYLRDALPYELIEAARVDGASMIRTFWSVAMPAARPAAAMLFLFTFIGQWTNYFWPMLILGSNKNSMLTVAAATLKGAHFTDYTIVMSGVILTTFPLIILFFIAGKQLVSGIMAGAVKG
- a CDS encoding carbohydrate ABC transporter permease; the protein is MSESQDVTQRKTSPNSWRSRMGIVEWKASPYLYIAPFFLLFAVVGLFPLIYTVYVAMRQYNTLTGDAGWAVCGATCADTQASWLGNFQWVLHQEAFWVALRNSVSIFLLSSVPQVICALLIAWILDANLKAKTFWRMGVLLPYVVAPSAAGIIFSQIFSDRMGAVNALLQAIGMQPIMWHGSAFWSHIAIAMIVNFRWTGYNALIFLAAMQAIPRDVIEAAVVDGAGKWRTFRSVTLPMLRPTLIFVIITSTIGGLQIFDEPQLFHNAASAGGGVNNQYLTVSLYLYKLGFVNVTVGQPNLGRAAAVAWFLFIIIVLVTILNFWLTRRMSSGSHVKRDKTAMKHLKQRQEAELLKAQRSGANARIAAQAASATQPSEVA
- a CDS encoding ABC transporter substrate-binding protein, which produces MSVSKKVLASLAAGAAVVSFAGCGGSGDTASSTNSDGKVVIKVQTFNNFGYGKSTAERPGADLWAAYEKEHPNVKIEETVASGSDDARSAFNTAISSGSDAYDVYAADIAWMPSILAMPDKFLDLSSYVKGNDWLDWKTEGGTTDSGKLIGAGNDIGPTALCYRSDLFAKAGLPTDRDEVAKMLGGDNATWDSYFKAGEEYTKKTGLPWYDAMGGIWGTMKTQIKEAYVKKDGTVVATDSTVKNLYNQLTATTDMSAHLTQWSDDWNANFKSDSGFATIMCPAWLVNNIKGNSGEDFKGWDVADVTPGGGSNQGGSWLVVPETSQVKTEAAKLVAWLTAPEQQVATFKAAAQFPSSPTALKNSEVTDKVDSFLNNAPTGKIYANRADAVKVIPYTGSQYYDIDSKLGDALGRVDVTKEQTAAQSWQQFVSDVKALS
- a CDS encoding LacI family DNA-binding transcriptional regulator — encoded protein: MNADKVVTIRDVANRAGVAVSTASRALGNGSASAATRQRVRQAAEELHFSPNSAARRLSSGRSGVVALAVPEPAPFIFGDPFISGMISRLSLAFAQRGLLPFLALTNPDDAEGFKSLLDRVGADGLVVLSYHQSNRVAEVIHHYRKPQVFIGRPPHGSSVPYVDVNNRAGGYLAGQRLIEIGRSRIAVIAGPEDMTAPSDRTEGITQALQEAGLSPVVVLQGPFSTDSGYAAMHRILEDFPDVDAVFAESDEIAAGAMQAIAMCSRHIRIPQDLAIIGFDDFRLAKALSPKLTSIAQPLDDMANGAAQMLQDCLKDGVCRDRSKIFDVQLKPRDTA
- a CDS encoding pyrimidine dimer DNA glycosylase/endonuclease V, with amino-acid sequence MRMWSLTPSVLDVKGIVACWRESLLAQAVLAGNTKGYTHHPQLNRFRECEDPLLAIAGYLAPLVDEADRRGYHFDRSKILRKPDKKLRLDVGNEQLAYEWRLLLTKLKQRDPNAYTRMLHMTPEAHPMFRVVSGPLATWEKVIDGV
- a CDS encoding HAD family hydrolase, which gives rise to MTLRAVFWDMDGTLIDSEPYWHESELAIARRYGGTWNEDLGWQMSGTALILCARKMREMGTDLPESQIADLMVQYVAERERETMPWTPGALDVLRSLAKAGIPSVLVTSSPRTLAEVVIQQAPNNAFTAFVCGDDGLASKPDPAPYIYAAKTIHIDPQHIAECVALEDSPSGLQSAIAAGATTVAVTGFTRTDVSDQHQYATIDSYAGIDARALEAFVESRKQQMHRR